A portion of the Corynebacterium jeikeium genome contains these proteins:
- a CDS encoding SDR family oxidoreductase: MSKKVIVIGGHGKVAQISTPLLIDDGYEVTSVIRNPDQVPDIEALGATPAVYDIASLSTEQFADLLSAHDAVIWSAGAGGGSPERTYAIDRDAAITSIAAAEQAGVKRYVMVSYFGAGHDHGVPEDHSFFAYAESKAAADEALRASNLEWTILGPSALTLNEGQDSIDTTADKAGEVARATVANVIAQAVFNEATVGRMINFNEGNTPIAEAFKM, from the coding sequence ATGTCTAAGAAGGTTATTGTCATTGGCGGCCACGGCAAGGTGGCCCAAATCTCTACTCCCCTACTTATCGACGATGGCTACGAGGTCACGTCTGTTATTCGCAACCCCGACCAGGTTCCGGATATCGAGGCTCTCGGCGCCACACCAGCCGTTTACGACATCGCCAGTCTCTCGACCGAACAGTTTGCGGACCTTCTCAGCGCGCACGACGCTGTGATTTGGTCCGCCGGCGCTGGTGGAGGTTCACCAGAACGGACGTACGCGATCGACCGCGACGCAGCTATTACTTCGATTGCCGCAGCCGAGCAGGCTGGCGTTAAGCGCTACGTGATGGTCTCTTACTTTGGTGCGGGCCACGACCATGGCGTTCCAGAGGATCACAGCTTCTTTGCCTATGCCGAGTCCAAGGCTGCAGCCGACGAAGCGCTGCGCGCTTCAAACCTGGAATGGACCATTCTCGGCCCGAGTGCGCTCACGCTCAACGAGGGCCAGGATTCCATCGACACCACGGCGGACAAGGCAGGCGAGGTCGCTCGTGCGACCGTTGCCAATGTCATCGCGCAGGCCGTGTTCAACGAGGCTACCGTTGGTCGCATGATTAACTTCAACGAGGGCAACACCCCGATTGCAGAGGCTTTCAAGATGTAG
- a CDS encoding 30S ribosomal protein S12 — protein MPTIQQLVRKGRHDKKAKVATAALKGSPQRRGVCTRVYTTTPKKPNSALRKVARVRLTSGVEVSAYIPGEGHNLQEHSMVLVRGGRVKDLPGVRYKIVRGSLDTQGVKDRKQARSRYGAKKEK, from the coding sequence ATGCCCACTATTCAGCAGCTGGTCCGCAAGGGCCGCCATGACAAGAAGGCTAAGGTTGCAACCGCAGCTCTGAAGGGTTCCCCTCAGCGCCGCGGCGTTTGCACCCGTGTTTACACCACCACCCCGAAGAAGCCGAACTCGGCTCTTCGTAAGGTCGCTCGTGTTCGCCTGACCTCCGGTGTCGAGGTTTCGGCTTACATTCCGGGTGAGGGCCACAACCTGCAGGAGCACTCCATGGTGCTCGTTCGCGGTGGTCGTGTTAAGGACCTCCCGGGTGTCCGCTACAAGATCGTCCGTGGTTCCCTTGACACCCAGGGCGTCAAGGACCGCAAGCAGGCTCGTTCCCGCTACGGCGCAAAGAAGGAGAAGTAA
- a CDS encoding 30S ribosomal protein S7: MPRKGPVQKRPVVNDPVYGSPLVSQLVNKVLIDGKKSTAERIVYGALEMCEEKTGTDPVLTLKRAIENVKPALEVRSRRVGGATYQVPVEVRPGRGTTLALRWLLMFSRQRRENTMTERLANEILDASNGLGASVKRREDTHKMAEANRAFAHYRW, from the coding sequence ATGCCACGTAAGGGCCCAGTACAGAAGCGTCCTGTCGTCAACGACCCGGTCTACGGCTCCCCTCTGGTGTCGCAGCTGGTCAACAAGGTTCTGATCGACGGTAAGAAGTCGACTGCAGAGCGCATCGTCTACGGTGCACTTGAGATGTGCGAAGAGAAGACCGGTACTGATCCGGTGCTGACTCTGAAGCGCGCAATCGAGAACGTCAAGCCGGCTCTTGAGGTTCGTTCCCGCCGTGTTGGTGGCGCCACCTACCAGGTCCCGGTCGAGGTTCGTCCGGGCCGTGGCACCACGCTGGCACTGCGCTGGCTGCTGATGTTCTCCCGTCAGCGCCGTGAGAACACCATGACCGAGCGTCTCGCTAACGAGATTCTCGATGCATCCAACGGCCTGGGTGCATCCGTCAAGCGTCGTGAGGACACTCACAAGATGGCGGAAGCAAACCGCGCATTCGCTCACTACCGCTGGTAA